One window of Anaerolineales bacterium genomic DNA carries:
- a CDS encoding PspC domain-containing protein translates to MSDIKVLTRSKSNRMIAGVCAGLGDYLNIDPTVVRLLFVLGFFTFNGAMLLVYLIMAIVTPEQ, encoded by the coding sequence ATGAGCGATATTAAAGTACTCACGCGGAGCAAATCCAACCGCATGATCGCGGGTGTCTGTGCCGGTTTGGGCGACTATCTCAACATCGACCCCACCGTCGTCCGGCTGTTATTCGTGCTGGGATTCTTTACCTTCAACGGCGCCATGCTGCTGGTCTATCTCATCATGGCGATCGTCACCCCCGAACAATAA
- a CDS encoding YjbQ family protein encodes MTVKSLTIHLSARGNADIHDITDQVASQVARSGITNGIVTIFCQSSTSGVTTIEYEAGALSDLKRLFDEIIPPNREYAHNSRWGDGNGHSHVRASMLGPSLTIPFIARRLTLGTWQQIIFVDFDNKPRKRELVLQVIGE; translated from the coding sequence ATGACGGTAAAATCCTTAACCATTCATTTGTCTGCACGGGGAAATGCAGATATTCACGATATCACCGATCAGGTCGCCAGCCAGGTCGCGCGAAGCGGGATCACGAACGGGATTGTAACGATCTTCTGCCAATCTTCCACAAGCGGCGTGACGACCATCGAATACGAAGCCGGTGCGCTGAGCGACCTGAAACGCCTCTTCGATGAGATCATCCCGCCAAATCGCGAGTATGCCCACAACTCGAGGTGGGGCGACGGAAATGGTCACAGCCATGTACGCGCCAGCATGCTTGGTCCTTCATTAACCATTCCCTTCATTGCCAGGCGCCTGACACTCGGTACCTGGCAGCAGATCATCTTCGTGGATTTCGATAACAAACCCCGCAAAAGGGAGCTGGTCTTGCAGGTGATCGGAGAATAA
- the dinB gene encoding DNA polymerase IV gives MARTILHLDLDAFYCSVEEIQNPQLRGKPFAVGGKPDERGVVASCSYAARALGIRSAMPMSRAVRLCRDLIIVPGRHRLYGEYSEKVMEKLRNLTPLVEQISIDEAFLDISELSESPSRLALDLQTAIRTELNLPSSLGIASNKLVAKIATEVGKKSSKRKNEPPFGFTVVPAGEEAEFLAPLPADMLWGVGPKTNARLAELGIHTIGDIARWPEKELVSLFGENGRDLWRHANGIDNRPIVTEYETKSVSQETTFNVDIRDEKHLLKTLREQSHDVALQLRKNDLAGKTVKIKIRWPDFTTLTRQVTLPTLTDNEDEIYRAAVKLMNAVRKPDQAVRLIGVGVSGIGAPVRQLSLWDVGSEKSRKLQVVVDELQAKYGKDVIRKG, from the coding sequence ATGGCCCGCACGATCCTCCATCTCGACCTCGATGCGTTCTACTGTTCCGTCGAAGAGATCCAGAATCCGCAGCTGCGCGGGAAACCATTTGCCGTTGGTGGTAAACCGGATGAACGCGGTGTGGTCGCATCCTGTTCGTATGCCGCCCGCGCATTGGGGATCCGCTCGGCCATGCCCATGTCCCGGGCTGTGCGTCTTTGTCGCGACCTGATCATCGTACCGGGTAGGCACAGACTTTACGGCGAATATTCCGAAAAGGTGATGGAAAAACTGCGGAATTTGACTCCGTTGGTGGAACAGATCTCCATCGACGAAGCCTTCCTCGACATTTCGGAACTTTCCGAATCCCCCTCGCGCCTCGCCCTGGACCTGCAAACTGCGATCCGAACCGAGCTGAATCTCCCCTCGAGTCTCGGAATCGCATCCAATAAACTCGTGGCGAAGATTGCGACGGAGGTTGGCAAGAAATCGAGCAAAAGAAAGAACGAACCGCCGTTTGGTTTTACAGTTGTCCCCGCCGGGGAAGAAGCAGAGTTTCTCGCTCCCCTCCCCGCAGACATGCTCTGGGGGGTGGGACCAAAAACGAATGCGCGGCTCGCTGAACTCGGCATCCACACGATCGGGGATATTGCCCGCTGGCCCGAAAAAGAATTGGTCAGCCTCTTTGGCGAGAACGGACGCGACCTGTGGCGTCACGCCAACGGCATTGACAACCGCCCCATCGTCACGGAATACGAAACGAAATCCGTCAGCCAGGAAACCACATTCAATGTGGATATCCGCGACGAGAAACACCTGCTCAAGACCCTGCGGGAACAATCACACGATGTTGCGCTGCAGTTACGCAAAAACGATCTCGCCGGAAAGACAGTGAAAATAAAGATCCGCTGGCCCGATTTCACCACGCTGACAAGACAAGTCACACTGCCGACTTTAACGGACAACGAGGACGAGATCTACCGCGCGGCGGTCAAATTGATGAACGCCGTCCGCAAGCCGGATCAAGCCGTCAGGTTGATCGGCGTCGGCGTCAGCGGAATCGGAGCTCCGGTGCGGCAACTCAGCTTATGGGATGTCGGAAGCGAAAAATCCCGGAAATTGCAAGTGGTGGTGGATGAGCTCCAGGCAAAGTACGGGAAGGATGTCATCCGAAAAGGGTAG
- a CDS encoding ABC transporter ATP-binding protein, whose protein sequence is MELLINASNLMKYFGSTQAVKGVSLQIPAGEIYGLVGSDGAGKTTTMRLLVGGLKPDHGSIEICGYDVLKETEDARSNIGYLSQRFSMYEDLTVLENIRFFAEVRGLSSSEWLPRSMEILEFVGLEKFKDRRAGQLSGGMKQKLGLASALVTRPRLLLLDEPSTGVDPVTRQDFWQLVIKLVAVFPSPSGRGDRGEGVSVIISTPYMDEASRCHRIGFMKNGRIIAEDTPSNLRKRLNGRVLELRGSPLNTLRHVAHADVDVEDVQAFGDRLHIRVGEEKSKAVLKRLKAEIKQAGGRVDELRSVPPVLEDVFIALSDHEYVGASPTLERNGS, encoded by the coding sequence ATGGAACTTCTGATTAATGCAAGCAACCTAATGAAATACTTTGGCTCCACTCAAGCGGTGAAGGGCGTTTCTCTCCAAATTCCGGCAGGAGAGATTTACGGGCTCGTCGGCTCGGATGGAGCGGGGAAGACGACGACGATGCGCTTGCTGGTCGGCGGGTTAAAACCCGATCACGGCTCCATTGAAATTTGCGGCTATGATGTATTGAAGGAAACCGAAGATGCGCGCTCGAACATTGGCTATCTTTCGCAGCGCTTTTCGATGTACGAAGACCTGACTGTGCTGGAGAACATCCGCTTCTTCGCCGAAGTGCGTGGACTTTCATCCTCCGAATGGCTGCCGCGTTCGATGGAAATCCTCGAATTCGTTGGCTTGGAAAAATTCAAAGACCGCCGCGCCGGGCAGCTCTCCGGCGGCATGAAACAGAAACTTGGGCTTGCCTCCGCGCTGGTCACTCGTCCGCGCTTGCTTTTGTTGGATGAACCCTCCACCGGCGTTGATCCCGTCACCCGGCAGGATTTCTGGCAATTGGTTATTAAATTAGTTGCTGTGTTCCCTTCTCCCTCTGGAAGAGGGGATAGGGGGGAGGGCGTCTCCGTCATCATCTCCACCCCCTACATGGACGAAGCCTCCCGTTGTCATCGCATTGGATTTATGAAAAACGGACGGATCATCGCCGAAGACACGCCGTCCAATTTGCGTAAACGCCTCAACGGGCGTGTGCTCGAACTGCGCGGCTCCCCGCTCAATACGCTTCGTCACGTCGCTCATGCGGATGTGGATGTGGAAGACGTGCAAGCCTTTGGAGATCGATTGCACATCCGCGTGGGCGAAGAAAAATCGAAGGCGGTATTGAAGCGCTTGAAGGCTGAGATCAAACAGGCGGGCGGTCGTGTGGATGAACTTCGCTCTGTGCCGCCCGTGCTCGAAGATGTATTTATCGCGTTATCGGACCATGAATATGTGGGTGCGTCGCCCACCCTGGAAAGGAATGGATCATGA
- a CDS encoding GNAT family N-acetyltransferase: MKVRFEIKTVNAGNIDESGFFCYMSKRKEPGYKQKRDWLESRFTEGMKIKVIHETGGRDTAFIEYIPGEFAWRAVKAKGYMFIHCLWVVGKGKGKGYGKVLIDECIKDAHAQKLKGVAMLTSSLTWLAGREIFERNGFTEVASAPPSFQLMVDRFESTPSTALRTGSKPTLPSDWDARAKAFGRGLTIIRTPQCPYIENGTYAILTFAESRGIEAKVVELKTAKEVQERSPFAYGVFGTVLDGKPLAYQYLLEKDFDKLLQERNNGG; this comes from the coding sequence ATGAAAGTAAGATTTGAGATCAAAACCGTAAATGCAGGTAACATTGACGAGTCCGGCTTCTTTTGCTACATGAGCAAGCGCAAGGAACCGGGCTACAAACAAAAACGCGACTGGCTCGAATCGCGATTCACAGAAGGCATGAAGATCAAGGTCATTCACGAGACCGGCGGGCGCGACACAGCCTTCATCGAATACATCCCCGGCGAGTTTGCCTGGCGCGCGGTCAAGGCGAAAGGATATATGTTCATCCACTGCCTTTGGGTGGTGGGAAAAGGCAAAGGCAAGGGCTACGGCAAAGTCCTGATCGATGAATGTATCAAGGATGCCCATGCGCAAAAGCTGAAAGGGGTAGCCATGCTCACCAGCAGTCTCACCTGGCTGGCTGGAAGGGAAATCTTTGAACGCAACGGATTCACGGAAGTGGCTTCGGCGCCGCCATCGTTTCAATTGATGGTTGATCGGTTCGAATCCACCCCTTCGACCGCGCTCAGGACGGGCTCTAAGCCGACTCTGCCCAGTGACTGGGATGCACGCGCCAAAGCCTTCGGTCGCGGGTTGACGATCATCCGCACGCCGCAATGTCCCTACATCGAAAATGGCACGTATGCCATCCTGACCTTTGCAGAGTCGCGCGGTATCGAAGCCAAAGTGGTCGAATTGAAAACGGCGAAGGAAGTGCAGGAACGTTCTCCATTCGCATATGGCGTCTTTGGCACGGTTTTGGACGGCAAGCCGCTCGCCTATCAATACCTGCTCGAAAAAGATTTCGATAAACTGCTGCAGGAAAGAAACAACGGAGGTTGA
- a CDS encoding ABC transporter ATP-binding protein — MSLPVIYVENLTRRFGDFTAVDHLNFEVNEGEVVGYLGPNGSGKTTTIRMLLGLLAPSEGEATVLGYDVVRQSEEVRARVGYMSQKFAIYDDLTTLENLTFYGGVYGITDKDRITQTLELVGLTGHESTLTRDLSTGWRQRLALAIALVHQPRLLFLDEPTSGVDPTARRAFWDLIYQLAENGVTIFVTTHYMDEAEYCERVGVMRDGKLLAMDTPTNLKKSVIKGDVWEVFAHPLEQGLEHLHELEGVERVGLAGDHLRVISQRVSDEAMQNLLRKKKIQVEKIERGEPTLEDVFLALAR; from the coding sequence ATGTCCTTACCTGTCATCTACGTCGAAAATCTCACGCGGCGCTTCGGCGATTTCACCGCGGTGGATCACCTCAACTTCGAAGTGAACGAAGGCGAGGTGGTCGGCTATCTCGGACCCAACGGTTCTGGCAAGACCACCACCATCCGCATGCTGTTGGGTCTGCTTGCGCCCAGCGAAGGCGAGGCGACGGTGCTTGGCTATGATGTCGTCCGCCAGAGCGAGGAAGTCCGCGCGCGGGTGGGGTACATGTCGCAGAAGTTTGCGATTTACGACGACCTGACGACATTGGAAAACCTGACCTTCTACGGTGGCGTCTATGGCATTACGGATAAAGACCGCATCACGCAGACGTTGGAACTGGTCGGCCTTACCGGGCATGAATCCACGCTGACGAGGGATCTCTCCACCGGCTGGCGACAGCGGCTGGCGCTTGCCATCGCGCTTGTCCATCAACCCAGGTTGCTCTTCCTTGACGAACCCACATCGGGAGTCGACCCCACAGCCCGCCGTGCCTTCTGGGATTTGATCTATCAACTCGCCGAAAATGGCGTGACCATCTTCGTCACCACACACTACATGGACGAAGCCGAATACTGCGAACGCGTCGGTGTGATGCGCGACGGCAAACTGCTGGCGATGGATACGCCGACGAATTTGAAGAAGTCCGTTATCAAAGGCGATGTGTGGGAAGTGTTTGCGCATCCGCTCGAGCAGGGATTGGAACACCTGCATGAGCTGGAAGGCGTGGAACGCGTCGGGTTGGCGGGGGACCATTTACGGGTCATCAGCCAACGGGTCAGCGATGAGGCGATGCAAAACTTATTGAGAAAGAAAAAAATTCAGGTGGAAAAAATCGAGAGAGGGGAGCCCACCCTGGAGGATGTCTTTTTGGCATTGGCGAGATGA
- a CDS encoding SRPBCC family protein — MINLDLNALIDRPQKDVFAFVANPNNMSKWNSAVVGLEQVTPGAVGTGTKFKSIGEMMGRRIEGEMQITAYEPDTKCGFQINAGPMQVNITLSFKTVGTGTKINLNAQGNPGGLFKLAEGVLAGRVKAMMEENLARLKTVLEKGA, encoded by the coding sequence ATGATTAACCTCGATTTAAACGCATTGATCGACCGTCCTCAAAAGGATGTCTTTGCATTTGTTGCCAACCCCAATAACATGTCGAAATGGAACTCCGCTGTTGTAGGTTTGGAACAGGTTACGCCGGGCGCAGTGGGCACAGGGACAAAATTCAAAAGCATTGGCGAAATGATGGGACGCCGCATCGAAGGCGAAATGCAGATCACCGCTTATGAGCCTGATACGAAATGCGGTTTTCAGATCAATGCCGGACCCATGCAGGTCAACATCACGCTTTCTTTCAAGACCGTCGGCACGGGCACGAAGATCAATCTTAATGCGCAGGGCAACCCTGGGGGTTTGTTCAAACTTGCCGAAGGCGTGCTTGCGGGTCGTGTCAAAGCCATGATGGAAGAAAACCTTGCCCGCCTGAAAACTGTCCTTGAAAAGGGAGCGTAA
- a CDS encoding YafY family transcriptional regulator, with protein sequence MHTTATRLITLIFLLQNQPNQKASALAEKLGVSLRTVHRYFEMLDEMGIPVYSERGPYGGFSLVRGYKMPPLVFTLEEAVAVVLGTGLVRELWGDLYRDAAQGALAKLENLLPEEQAREVAWARGSLVATGMHRADLKAQTPVLEKLRRAIRESRSVEMNYQSSQVPHPAKRGLDPYALVHRWGWWYVIGFCHVHKEVRTFRVDRIAEVSLSVTSFTKPADFDLQDYLKNEMQAQPQITALLRFEAEFANLVAGNQSYWRTVEPQADGSVKVTFHAPTLEWAASSALMYGPAVEVLEPTELRTMVAEWLEETKSKYG encoded by the coding sequence ATGCACACCACAGCCACCCGCCTCATCACGCTTATTTTCCTCCTGCAAAACCAGCCCAACCAGAAAGCGTCGGCACTGGCAGAGAAATTGGGCGTGTCCCTGCGCACCGTCCACCGATATTTCGAGATGCTCGATGAAATGGGAATCCCAGTCTATTCGGAGCGTGGACCGTACGGCGGATTCTCGCTCGTGCGCGGATACAAAATGCCGCCGCTGGTTTTCACATTGGAAGAAGCCGTAGCCGTGGTACTCGGAACGGGTCTGGTGCGGGAATTGTGGGGCGACCTATATCGTGATGCCGCTCAAGGCGCGCTTGCAAAACTGGAAAACCTATTGCCCGAAGAACAGGCGCGTGAAGTGGCATGGGCGCGCGGGTCGCTGGTTGCCACCGGTATGCACCGCGCCGATTTGAAGGCGCAGACGCCCGTCCTCGAAAAACTCCGCCGCGCCATCCGCGAAAGCCGAAGCGTGGAAATGAATTACCAAAGCAGCCAGGTGCCGCATCCTGCAAAGCGCGGACTCGACCCATATGCGCTCGTCCATCGCTGGGGCTGGTGGTACGTCATCGGCTTCTGCCATGTGCATAAAGAAGTCCGCACCTTCCGTGTCGATCGGATCGCCGAAGTTTCGTTGTCGGTGACATCCTTCACCAAACCCGCTGATTTCGATTTGCAAGATTATCTCAAGAATGAAATGCAGGCACAACCCCAGATCACCGCCCTCCTGCGCTTTGAAGCGGAATTCGCCAATCTGGTCGCGGGCAATCAATCCTACTGGCGCACCGTCGAGCCGCAAGCGGATGGCTCGGTGAAGGTCACATTCCATGCGCCCACGCTCGAATGGGCGGCGAGTTCCGCGTTGATGTATGGCCCAGCGGTGGAGGTATTGGAACCGACGGAGTTGCGAACGATGGTGGCAGAATGGCTTGAAGAAACCAAAAGTAAATATGGCTGA
- a CDS encoding GyrI-like domain-containing protein — MKVLDLKKQYKPLYQPSAKKIEALHVPNLQFVMIDGFIEKGSEPGKSPAFAEATQALYNLSYTLKFMFKKRKTNAIDYPVMALEGLWWVEDGNFDIFRKDNWFYTLMIMQPDIVTPEIFGEAREQVRKKRGGTDALNKARLTHFEEGLCVQTMHIGPYATEPATIDRMKEFMVENGLKDSVGPIGGKHHEIYMSDPRKAAPENMKTVLRHPVVKI; from the coding sequence ATGAAAGTCCTTGACCTAAAAAAACAGTACAAACCGCTCTACCAGCCCTCGGCGAAGAAGATCGAGGCGCTCCATGTACCAAACCTACAATTTGTCATGATCGACGGTTTTATCGAGAAGGGATCAGAACCGGGCAAGTCACCTGCCTTTGCAGAGGCGACTCAGGCACTGTACAACCTATCGTATACGCTCAAGTTCATGTTCAAGAAGCGCAAGACGAACGCCATCGATTATCCGGTCATGGCATTGGAAGGTTTGTGGTGGGTGGAGGACGGCAACTTTGACATCTTCAGAAAAGATAACTGGTTCTACACATTGATGATCATGCAGCCAGACATTGTCACTCCGGAGATATTCGGGGAAGCACGCGAACAAGTTCGCAAGAAGAGAGGCGGGACAGATGCTCTCAATAAAGCGCGGTTGACCCACTTCGAGGAAGGTTTGTGCGTTCAAACCATGCACATCGGACCCTACGCCACCGAACCCGCAACCATCGACCGGATGAAGGAGTTCATGGTAGAGAATGGGCTCAAGGATAGCGTCGGACCGATTGGCGGCAAGCATCACGAAATTTACATGAGCGACCCGCGCAAGGCTGCGCCGGAAAATATGAAGACCGTATTGAGACACCCGGTTGTAAAGATATAA
- a CDS encoding nitroreductase family deazaflavin-dependent oxidoreductase, whose amino-acid sequence MKPVSFDWSKMKNIQKIHRVLYAIGLGRLIGGIILLLTTTGRKSGLKRVTPLQYEKIGVDYYVGAARGVKADWVRNILAFPQVDVRVGAKRFHGAAEVITDPSRIADFLEVRLQRHPRMIGLILEKAHGLPRRPSRAQLEELGRGEAFVILHPTSFSEN is encoded by the coding sequence ATGAAGCCGGTTTCATTTGATTGGTCGAAAATGAAGAACATCCAAAAGATTCATCGCGTGCTGTACGCCATCGGGCTGGGGCGGCTGATCGGCGGGATCATTCTTCTTTTGACCACCACAGGCAGAAAGTCCGGGTTGAAGCGGGTGACGCCTCTTCAATATGAAAAGATCGGCGTGGATTACTACGTCGGCGCGGCGCGCGGAGTTAAAGCGGATTGGGTGCGAAACATCCTTGCGTTTCCCCAGGTGGATGTCCGCGTAGGCGCGAAGCGATTTCATGGCGCTGCCGAAGTCATCACGGATCCATCACGCATCGCAGACTTTTTGGAAGTCCGTTTACAGCGGCATCCTCGCATGATCGGGTTGATTTTGGAAAAAGCGCATGGATTGCCGCGTCGTCCCAGCCGCGCGCAGTTGGAAGAGTTGGGACGCGGCGAGGCATTTGTGATCCTGCACCCAACATCATTTAGCGAGAATTGA
- a CDS encoding PD40 domain-containing protein, whose amino-acid sequence MKRIAVLTLILVTACASSPTPASYFDAPPDTSTPALETTTQAFPSPVEFTPSGIESISGSAQEAGELYFFLQPRQSGGTIELVKVSATCITDPVNCPPLEKIPVPFVFNFTINALAWSPDGRYAAFSYSTNPNGTPTQLWLFDAETKNWKALAEFPYIDPPFWSPDGSWIAFRTQNGAGGEDVFVVHPDGSELKSVSTDLPADGRPYIMDGWYTENIIMRSALPGANGNIYLVRAANGQARPMFETLLTKAQFIASPDAGFFAYDEYDYNSQIHFVKVMEPDGANAETIAQFTGGSIYPMIWSPDSSLIAFNYYGNLAGGNPTAEVFIVKRTGGDLRSVYKGNTVGRLLFSPHTKYLVIEETTSTTGGHLFLVDLATSAIGILQAPGLSTEYDWYAPSWRP is encoded by the coding sequence ATGAAACGAATCGCTGTCCTGACCTTGATTCTCGTTACCGCATGTGCTTCATCCCCAACCCCCGCTTCCTACTTCGACGCTCCGCCTGATACCTCGACCCCGGCTTTGGAAACCACGACGCAAGCGTTTCCTTCACCAGTGGAATTTACTCCGTCTGGAATAGAATCAATTTCCGGGTCCGCGCAGGAGGCGGGAGAATTGTATTTCTTCCTCCAGCCGCGCCAGTCGGGTGGGACCATCGAACTCGTAAAAGTTTCCGCTACCTGCATCACCGACCCGGTGAACTGTCCGCCATTGGAAAAAATTCCGGTTCCCTTCGTGTTCAACTTCACCATCAATGCCCTGGCATGGTCACCCGACGGAAGATATGCGGCATTTTCCTATTCAACAAACCCAAATGGAACTCCCACCCAACTTTGGCTGTTCGATGCGGAAACGAAAAACTGGAAAGCCCTGGCAGAGTTCCCCTACATCGACCCTCCCTTCTGGTCGCCGGATGGATCTTGGATCGCATTCCGCACACAGAATGGCGCAGGCGGCGAGGACGTGTTCGTCGTGCATCCTGATGGGAGCGAATTGAAAAGTGTTTCCACCGATTTGCCCGCGGATGGTCGTCCATATATCATGGATGGTTGGTATACCGAGAACATTATCATGCGGTCCGCGCTGCCGGGCGCGAATGGAAACATTTATCTCGTCCGCGCGGCGAACGGGCAGGCGCGGCCCATGTTTGAGACCTTGCTGACCAAGGCGCAGTTCATCGCCTCGCCCGACGCGGGATTTTTCGCCTATGACGAATATGATTACAACTCGCAGATTCATTTTGTGAAAGTCATGGAGCCCGATGGCGCGAATGCCGAGACGATCGCGCAATTCACCGGCGGTTCGATCTACCCGATGATCTGGTCGCCGGATAGCAGCCTGATTGCCTTTAACTACTACGGCAATCTGGCGGGCGGAAATCCAACCGCGGAAGTATTCATCGTGAAGCGCACCGGCGGAGACTTGAGATCGGTCTATAAAGGTAACACGGTGGGACGTTTGCTTTTCTCCCCGCATACGAAATATTTGGTGATCGAAGAGACAACATCGACGACTGGCGGGCACCTGTTCTTGGTGGACCTTGCCACTTCGGCGATTGGGATTCTCCAAGCGCCTGGTCTCTCGACGGAATACGATTGGTACGCGCCTTCCTGGAGGCCGTAG
- a CDS encoding alpha/beta fold hydrolase, translating into MKRKFLFITLGVILSVIILVLGGIWYMSTQPLYMPGMVRSEKNLNAPLTPPEQLQNSETWLVEPGIELHHFVVGDGRNVLVIHGGPGLPFLEPMSGLAPLTGEFQFHYYDQRGCGESTRPIDRFESQNMYENMIILDKTLGLGAQIADIERIRQILGDDKLILIGHSWGGFLASLYAAEFPDHVEALILISPANMMVMPQPDEESDLFTSVREKLPADQQAEFDEFMAEYMDFNTLFQKSEEDLVAMNEQYGEYYIQVVDVPVQTPPQGRSGGWMVWAQYVSMGQRHDYRDALKAVTAPVLVIHGTNDLQSEAASRIYQEAIPNAEFVVIESASHFSFEEQPDEFAKIVADFLSVVK; encoded by the coding sequence ATGAAACGAAAATTTTTATTCATCACTTTGGGAGTCATTCTCTCTGTGATAATTCTTGTTCTGGGCGGGATTTGGTACATGTCCACCCAGCCGTTGTATATGCCGGGCATGGTACGGAGCGAAAAAAACCTGAACGCGCCGCTCACACCGCCGGAACAACTGCAAAACTCCGAAACCTGGCTCGTCGAGCCGGGGATCGAACTTCATCACTTTGTCGTTGGAGATGGCCGTAATGTGCTTGTCATTCACGGCGGACCCGGTTTGCCCTTCCTCGAACCCATGAGCGGACTCGCGCCGCTAACCGGTGAATTTCAATTTCACTACTACGACCAACGCGGCTGCGGAGAATCCACCAGACCGATCGACCGTTTCGAGTCTCAGAACATGTATGAAAACATGATAATACTCGACAAAACCCTCGGATTGGGCGCACAGATCGCGGACATCGAACGCATCCGACAGATTCTGGGGGACGACAAATTGATCCTCATCGGTCATTCGTGGGGTGGATTCCTCGCCTCGCTCTACGCGGCTGAATTCCCAGATCATGTCGAGGCACTGATCCTGATCTCCCCAGCTAATATGATGGTCATGCCGCAGCCGGATGAAGAAAGCGACTTGTTCACCTCGGTGCGAGAAAAGCTCCCCGCCGATCAACAAGCCGAGTTCGATGAATTCATGGCGGAGTACATGGATTTCAACACGCTCTTCCAAAAATCGGAAGAAGACCTGGTGGCAATGAACGAGCAATATGGGGAGTATTACATCCAGGTGGTGGATGTCCCTGTCCAGACCCCGCCTCAGGGAAGATCCGGCGGATGGATGGTGTGGGCGCAATACGTCAGCATGGGGCAGCGGCATGACTACCGCGATGCGTTGAAGGCTGTCACCGCCCCCGTGCTGGTCATCCACGGCACAAACGACCTGCAAAGCGAAGCCGCCAGCCGCATTTATCAAGAGGCAATCCCCAATGCCGAATTTGTCGTGATCGAAAGCGCAAGTCACTTCTCTTTCGAAGAACAGCCGGATGAATTTGCCAAGATCGTCGCGGACTTTCTTTCCGTGGTGAAATAA